In Xanthomonas sp. SI, the following are encoded in one genomic region:
- the purF gene encoding amidophosphoribosyltransferase: protein MCGIVGIVGNQNVAAQLYDGLAVLQHRGQDAAGIATADGTRLRVQKANGLVRDVFDEKRMAVLEGRVGIAHCRYPTAGSEGMDEAQPFYVNSPYGIALAHNGNLINTEALRQQVFEADRRNINTDSDSEVLLNVFAYELDAQRMLTPEAAIRAVAGVHRRCKGGYAVVSVVLGLGLVAFRDPHGIRPLVLGKREGVEGDEYIVASESSALDILGFTRLRDVRPGEALVITGRGELFSEVCASPTDHTPCIFEYVYFARPDSMIDNVSVHKARMRMGMKLGEKILRLRPDHDIDTIIPIPDTSRDAALEMSNVLGVKYREGFVKNRYVGRTFIMPGQVERVKSVRRKLNPIHLEFRNRVVLLVDDSIVRGTTSRQIVQMAREAGARKVYLASAAPPVRYPNIYGIDMPAADELIAHGRSEQEIQEFLGCDWLIYQDLEDLETAVREGNPELKTFDSSCFNGEYTTGIEPGYFERIMQLRSDEAKKKRRA from the coding sequence ATGTGTGGCATCGTCGGAATCGTCGGCAATCAGAATGTCGCAGCGCAACTGTATGACGGCCTGGCCGTGCTGCAGCATCGCGGGCAGGATGCCGCAGGCATCGCCACCGCCGACGGCACCCGTCTGCGCGTGCAGAAGGCCAACGGCCTGGTCCGCGACGTCTTCGACGAGAAGCGCATGGCGGTGCTGGAAGGCCGGGTCGGCATCGCCCATTGCCGCTATCCCACCGCCGGCTCGGAAGGCATGGACGAGGCGCAGCCGTTCTACGTCAATTCGCCCTACGGCATCGCGCTGGCGCACAACGGCAACCTGATCAACACCGAGGCGCTGCGCCAGCAGGTGTTCGAGGCCGACCGGCGCAACATCAACACCGATTCGGACAGCGAAGTGCTGCTGAACGTGTTCGCCTACGAGCTGGACGCGCAGCGCATGCTGACCCCGGAAGCGGCGATCCGCGCGGTGGCCGGCGTGCACCGCCGCTGCAAGGGCGGCTACGCGGTGGTCAGCGTGGTGCTGGGCCTGGGCCTGGTGGCGTTCCGCGACCCGCACGGCATCCGTCCGCTGGTGCTGGGCAAGCGCGAGGGCGTGGAAGGCGACGAATACATCGTCGCTTCCGAGTCCTCGGCGCTGGACATCCTCGGCTTCACCCGCCTGCGCGACGTGCGCCCCGGCGAAGCGCTGGTGATCACCGGCCGCGGCGAGCTGTTCTCCGAAGTCTGCGCCTCGCCCACCGACCACACCCCGTGCATCTTCGAGTACGTGTACTTCGCGCGCCCGGACTCGATGATCGACAACGTCTCGGTGCACAAGGCGCGCATGCGCATGGGCATGAAGCTGGGCGAGAAGATCCTGCGCCTGCGCCCGGACCACGACATCGACACCATCATCCCGATCCCGGACACCTCGCGCGACGCCGCGCTGGAGATGTCCAACGTGCTCGGGGTGAAGTACCGCGAGGGCTTCGTCAAGAACCGCTACGTCGGCCGCACCTTCATCATGCCGGGGCAGGTCGAGCGGGTGAAGTCGGTGCGCCGCAAGCTCAATCCGATTCACCTGGAATTCCGCAACCGCGTGGTGCTGCTGGTCGACGATTCGATCGTGCGCGGCACCACCAGCCGGCAGATCGTGCAGATGGCGCGCGAGGCCGGGGCGCGCAAGGTGTACCTGGCCAGCGCCGCGCCGCCGGTGCGCTACCCGAACATCTACGGCATCGACATGCCGGCCGCCGACGAGCTGATCGCGCATGGCCGCAGCGAGCAGGAAATCCAGGAATTCCTCGGCTGCGACTGGCTGATCTATCAGGATCTGGAAGACCTGGAAACCGCGGTGCGCGAGGGCAACCCGGAACTGAAGACCTTCGATTCCTCGTGCTTCAACGGCGAGTACACCACCGGCATCGAGCCGGGCTACTTCGAGCGCATCATGCAGCTGCGTTCGGACGAAGCGAAGAAGAAGCGCCGCGCCTGA
- a CDS encoding zinc-dependent metalloprotease, which yields MKSMCCLTAMLALCVAGSASAAGKPLFQSSQYISKAIPGEPALSRVLANPATGAVQSVRVDAAAVDATQAQLELDLLGQRVTATQTKTERLEGGNSIWYGNLGNAAAAKARARSGLDPLNSAILVRSGATVTGSIRSNGTLFHLRPISGGGHVLVEVDESRMPAEHPAEYALLPTIQMPQSVVDDRATTAAASSGSPATIRVLVVATNQAVTSYGGNMQSLVQLAVAESNQGYTNSNVGITMQLAGYQTTSYTESGDFTTDLSRFRGTSDGYMDSIHTTRNSVAADVGVLIIDNSSYCGLASGIGSTAATAFAAVYWDCATGYYSFAHEIGHLQSARHDIATDSSTSPYAYGHGYRYGNNWRTIMAYNCTVSCPRLNYWSNPNISYGGVPMGNASTADNQRVLVNTKAAVAAFR from the coding sequence ATGAAGTCGATGTGCTGCCTTACCGCGATGCTTGCCCTGTGTGTCGCCGGTTCCGCCTCCGCGGCCGGAAAACCCCTGTTCCAGAGCAGTCAGTACATTTCCAAGGCCATCCCCGGCGAGCCCGCGTTGAGCCGGGTGCTGGCCAATCCCGCCACCGGCGCGGTGCAGAGCGTGCGCGTGGACGCCGCCGCGGTGGACGCCACGCAGGCGCAGCTGGAACTGGACCTGCTGGGCCAGCGCGTCACCGCCACGCAGACCAAAACCGAACGGTTGGAAGGCGGCAACAGCATCTGGTACGGCAACCTGGGCAACGCCGCCGCGGCCAAGGCGCGCGCACGCTCCGGCCTGGATCCGCTGAACTCGGCGATCCTGGTGCGCAGCGGCGCCACCGTCACCGGCAGCATCCGCAGCAACGGCACGCTGTTCCACCTGCGCCCGATCAGCGGCGGCGGCCACGTGCTGGTCGAGGTCGACGAAAGCCGCATGCCGGCCGAGCATCCGGCCGAGTACGCGCTGCTGCCGACCATCCAGATGCCGCAGTCCGTGGTCGACGACCGCGCCACCACCGCCGCCGCCTCGTCCGGCTCGCCGGCGACCATCCGCGTGCTGGTGGTGGCCACCAACCAGGCGGTGACCAGCTATGGCGGCAACATGCAGTCGCTGGTGCAACTGGCGGTGGCCGAGTCCAACCAGGGCTACACCAACAGCAACGTCGGCATCACCATGCAACTGGCCGGCTACCAGACCACCAGCTACACCGAGTCCGGCGACTTCACCACCGACCTGAGCCGCTTCCGCGGCACCAGCGACGGCTACATGGACAGCATTCACACCACGCGCAACAGCGTGGCCGCCGACGTCGGCGTGCTGATCATCGACAACAGCAGCTATTGCGGGCTGGCCTCGGGCATCGGCTCGACCGCGGCCACCGCGTTCGCCGCGGTGTACTGGGATTGCGCCACCGGCTACTACAGTTTCGCCCACGAGATCGGCCATCTGCAGAGCGCGCGCCACGATATCGCCACCGATTCGAGCACCTCGCCGTACGCCTACGGCCATGGCTACCGCTACGGCAACAACTGGCGCACGATCATGGCCTACAACTGCACGGTCAGCTGCCCGCGCCTGAACTACTGGTCCAACCCGAACATTTCCTACGGCGGCGTGCCGATGGGCAATGCCAGTACTGCGGACAACCAGCGCGTGCTGGTCAATACCAAGGCGGCGGTCGCCGCGTTCCGCTGA
- a CDS encoding ferritin-like domain-containing protein: protein MHDAQAGGDLLHAARLCLAASAPEDKVALTQRYAAAFAAGDLHVPADAGEPEPIRMPGRPPRPLLVHPRELPRRGLGSAEGRAAFIHAIAHIELNAIDLAWDAVYRFRGLPDAFYADWVAVAADESRHFALLRERLRALGHDYGDFAAHNGLWEMCEKTAHDGLARMALVPRVLEARGLDVTPGMIVKLRALGDAATVEILELILREEVAHVAAGSRWYRWYCARAGIEPRARFAELLREYAGGYLHGPFNLPARLLAGFDEDELLALQRQAG, encoded by the coding sequence ATGCACGACGCGCAAGCCGGCGGGGATCTGCTGCACGCGGCGCGGCTGTGCCTGGCCGCCAGCGCGCCCGAGGACAAGGTCGCCCTGACCCAGCGCTACGCCGCCGCGTTCGCCGCCGGCGATCTGCACGTGCCGGCGGACGCCGGCGAGCCCGAACCGATCCGCATGCCGGGGCGTCCGCCGCGGCCGCTGCTGGTGCATCCGCGCGAACTGCCGCGGCGCGGCCTGGGCAGCGCCGAAGGCCGTGCCGCCTTCATCCATGCGATCGCGCACATCGAACTCAACGCGATCGACCTGGCATGGGACGCGGTGTACCGCTTTCGCGGGTTGCCCGACGCGTTCTATGCCGACTGGGTGGCGGTGGCCGCCGACGAATCGCGCCATTTCGCGCTGCTGCGCGAGCGGCTGCGTGCGCTGGGCCACGATTACGGCGATTTCGCCGCGCACAACGGGCTGTGGGAGATGTGCGAGAAGACCGCGCACGACGGCCTGGCGCGCATGGCCTTGGTGCCGCGGGTGCTGGAGGCGCGCGGGCTGGACGTGACCCCGGGCATGATCGTGAAGCTGCGCGCGCTCGGCGACGCCGCCACGGTCGAGATCCTGGAACTGATCCTGCGCGAAGAAGTGGCGCACGTCGCCGCCGGCTCGCGCTGGTACCGCTGGTATTGCGCGCGTGCCGGCATCGAGCCGCGCGCCCGCTTCGCCGAGCTGCTGCGCGAATACGCAGGCGGCTACCTGCACGGCCCGTTCAACCTGCCGGCGCGGCTGCTGGCCGGTTTCGACGAGGACGAGTTGCTCGCCTTGCAGCGCCAGGCCGGCTGA
- the folC gene encoding bifunctional tetrahydrofolate synthase/dihydrofolate synthase: protein MKTLPEWLAYIEQQHPQDIAMGLERVRAVAERMRLARPAKKVITVGGTNGKGSTVAFVEAIARAGGWTVGSYTSPHLLRYNERVRIGGDEASDAQLVAAFEAVEAARGDTPLTYFEYGTLAALWLFQQAELDLAVLEVGLGGRLDAVNLVDADVAVITTVDIDHTDWLGADREAIGAEKAGIARPWKPLVLGEIDPPSSVLRRAYAIGANAIRAGSDFFHEPIDAAQWRWRDVGTELELPSPQLRAPVQRANAATAIAALRALRKALPRTAYAEGIAAAQLRGRLQPFVRDGVEVLVDVGHNPQAARELAAALQAQPCTGATRAVFAALADKDAAGVVQALAGQVAVWHLAGLSGARGQSGAQLQARLAGTDAAAASLADSVAQALQQALAQARPGDRVLVFGSFHTAADALHWLHSAG, encoded by the coding sequence ATGAAAACCCTCCCCGAATGGCTCGCCTACATCGAGCAGCAGCACCCGCAGGACATCGCGATGGGCCTGGAGCGCGTGCGCGCGGTGGCCGAGCGCATGCGCCTGGCGCGGCCGGCGAAGAAAGTCATCACCGTCGGCGGCACCAACGGCAAGGGCTCGACCGTGGCCTTCGTCGAGGCGATCGCGCGCGCCGGCGGCTGGACCGTCGGCAGCTACACCTCGCCGCACCTGCTGCGCTACAACGAGCGCGTCCGCATCGGCGGCGACGAGGCCAGCGACGCGCAGCTGGTGGCCGCCTTTGAGGCGGTGGAGGCCGCGCGCGGCGACACTCCGCTGACCTATTTCGAATACGGCACGCTGGCCGCGCTGTGGCTGTTCCAGCAGGCCGAGCTGGACCTGGCGGTGCTGGAAGTGGGCCTGGGCGGGCGCCTGGACGCGGTGAACCTGGTCGATGCCGACGTGGCGGTGATCACCACCGTCGACATCGACCACACCGACTGGCTGGGCGCGGACCGCGAGGCGATCGGCGCTGAGAAGGCCGGCATCGCGCGGCCGTGGAAACCGCTGGTGCTGGGCGAGATCGATCCGCCGTCGAGCGTGCTGCGCCGCGCCTATGCGATCGGCGCCAACGCGATCCGCGCCGGCAGCGATTTCTTCCATGAGCCGATCGATGCCGCGCAATGGCGCTGGCGCGACGTCGGCACCGAGCTGGAGTTGCCGTCGCCGCAGCTGCGCGCGCCGGTGCAGCGCGCCAATGCCGCCACCGCCATCGCCGCCTTGCGCGCGCTGCGCAAGGCCTTGCCGCGCACCGCCTATGCCGAGGGCATCGCCGCCGCGCAGTTGCGCGGTCGCCTGCAGCCGTTCGTGCGCGACGGCGTCGAGGTGCTGGTCGATGTCGGCCACAACCCGCAGGCCGCGCGCGAACTGGCCGCGGCGCTGCAGGCGCAGCCCTGCACCGGCGCCACCCGCGCGGTGTTCGCCGCCCTGGCCGACAAGGACGCGGCCGGCGTGGTGCAGGCGCTGGCCGGGCAGGTCGCTGTCTGGCATCTGGCCGGGCTGTCCGGCGCGCGCGGCCAGAGCGGCGCGCAGTTGCAGGCGCGCCTGGCCGGTACCGACGCCGCCGCTGCCAGCCTCGCCGACAGCGTGGCGCAGGCGCTGCAGCAGGCTCTGGCGCAGGCGCGGCCGGGCGATCGGGTGCTGGTATTCGGCTCGTTCCACACCGCGGCCGACGCCTTGCACTGGCTGCATTCAGCCGGCTAA
- a CDS encoding histidine phosphatase family protein, giving the protein MRILLARHGETPWNAEGRYQGQIDIALSPVGEAQAQALGARLREVPLTRAVASPLSRAQSTARYALGAEREAMLLTDPDLQEIAHGEWEGLLASEINDKDPARLRAWREEPDTVLMPGGESLRQVLDRSWRGLTRAAEGLGEYDTLLVVAHDAVNRVILCRVLGLPIAKLWSFRQAPTTLNLLEGPDVEHLEVVRLNDCAHHTPFFGEAKHRAL; this is encoded by the coding sequence ATGCGCATCCTGCTCGCTCGTCATGGCGAAACCCCGTGGAACGCCGAAGGCCGCTACCAGGGCCAGATCGACATCGCGTTGTCGCCGGTCGGCGAGGCGCAGGCACAGGCGCTCGGCGCGCGCCTGCGCGAGGTGCCGCTGACCCGCGCGGTGGCCTCGCCGCTGTCGCGCGCGCAGAGCACCGCCCGCTACGCGCTTGGCGCGGAGCGCGAGGCGATGCTGCTGACCGATCCCGACTTGCAGGAGATCGCCCACGGCGAATGGGAAGGGCTGCTAGCCAGCGAGATCAACGACAAGGATCCGGCGCGGCTGCGCGCCTGGCGCGAGGAGCCGGACACGGTGCTGATGCCGGGCGGCGAGTCGCTGCGCCAGGTGCTGGACCGTTCCTGGCGCGGTCTGACCCGCGCCGCCGAGGGCCTGGGCGAGTACGACACCTTGCTGGTGGTGGCGCACGATGCGGTCAACCGGGTGATCCTGTGCCGGGTGCTGGGCCTGCCGATCGCCAAGCTGTGGAGCTTCCGCCAGGCACCGACTACGCTGAACCTGCTGGAAGGCCCGGACGTGGAACATCTGGAAGTGGTGCGGCTGAACGATTGCGCGCACCACACGCCGTTCTTCGGCGAGGCCAAGCACCGGGCGTTGTAG
- a CDS encoding SPOR domain-containing protein yields MDTVLKQRLIGALVLVALAVIFLPMLVKGPAPDSGVANVPLKAPDAPADGQFQTRELPLVTPGDAPSGGAVGMASAPAATPAPVQDNPDAADLATPAAASGAAQALPPTVAAGNYAVNFGAYSTQADADAVIARLKQAQLPGFREAATIGGRQAWRVRIGPYADRAQAESVRLQAVKVRNDVNAQVVTLDAPSASSVATAATPAASAAPAKTETLPPEPAKPVAAAKPPVAAAPKPEPAKPEPAKPATPAPVAASKPAPSVPSVPAASGTGFAVQLGAFGKAEDANALRDKVRAAGFSAFVEQVRTDKGALNRVRVGPVANRADAEQLRAQVASKVGISGMVRPHP; encoded by the coding sequence GTGGATACCGTCCTGAAACAGCGACTGATTGGCGCCCTTGTCCTGGTGGCGCTCGCCGTGATCTTCCTGCCGATGCTGGTCAAGGGCCCTGCGCCCGACAGCGGCGTCGCCAATGTTCCGCTGAAGGCTCCGGACGCTCCGGCCGACGGCCAGTTCCAGACCCGCGAATTGCCGCTGGTGACGCCGGGCGACGCGCCCAGCGGCGGCGCGGTGGGCATGGCCAGCGCGCCGGCCGCGACGCCGGCGCCGGTGCAGGACAACCCCGACGCCGCCGACCTGGCCACGCCGGCCGCGGCCAGCGGCGCCGCGCAGGCGTTGCCGCCGACCGTGGCCGCCGGCAACTACGCGGTCAATTTCGGCGCCTATTCCACCCAGGCCGACGCCGATGCGGTGATCGCGCGGCTCAAGCAGGCGCAGCTGCCGGGCTTCCGCGAGGCGGCCACGATCGGCGGGCGCCAGGCCTGGCGCGTGCGCATCGGCCCGTATGCCGACCGCGCCCAGGCCGAGTCGGTGCGGCTGCAGGCGGTGAAGGTGCGCAACGACGTCAACGCCCAGGTGGTGACCCTGGACGCGCCGAGCGCATCCTCGGTGGCCACCGCCGCGACCCCGGCCGCGAGCGCGGCGCCGGCCAAGACCGAAACCCTGCCGCCGGAGCCGGCCAAGCCGGTGGCCGCGGCCAAGCCGCCGGTCGCCGCGGCGCCCAAGCCTGAACCGGCCAAGCCCGAGCCGGCCAAGCCGGCGACGCCGGCTCCGGTCGCGGCGTCCAAGCCCGCCCCAAGCGTGCCGAGCGTACCGGCCGCGTCCGGCACCGGCTTCGCCGTGCAACTGGGCGCGTTCGGCAAGGCCGAGGATGCCAACGCGTTGCGCGACAAGGTCCGCGCCGCCGGGTTCAGCGCCTTCGTCGAACAGGTGCGTACCGACAAGGGCGCCTTGAACCGGGTGCGGGTCGGCCCGGTCGCCAATCGCGCCGATGCCGAACAGCTGCGCGCGCAGGTCGCATCCAAGGTCGGCATCAGCGGTATGGTACGTCCACACCCTTGA
- the tdh gene encoding L-threonine 3-dehydrogenase, which translates to MAQTMKALVKRDAAKGIWLEQVPVPVPGPNEVLIKLEKTAICGTDLHIYLWDEWSQRTIKPGLTIGHEFVGRIAELGSAVSGYQVGQRVSAEGHIVCGHCRNCRGGRPHLCPNTVGIGVNVNGAFAEYMVMPASNLWPIPDQIPSELAAFFDPYGNAAHCALEFDVIGEDVLITGAGPIGIIAAGICKHIGARNVVVTDVNDFRLKLAADMGATRVVNVANTSLKEVMADLHMEGFDVGLEMSGNPRAFNDMLDCMYHGGKIAMLGIMPRGAGCDWDKIIFKGLTVQGIYGRKMYETWYKMTQLVLSGFPLGKVLTHQLTIDEFQKGFDLMEEGKAGKVVLSW; encoded by the coding sequence ATGGCGCAAACAATGAAGGCGCTGGTCAAGCGCGACGCAGCCAAGGGCATCTGGCTGGAACAGGTGCCGGTGCCGGTGCCCGGCCCCAACGAGGTGCTGATCAAGCTGGAGAAGACCGCGATCTGCGGCACCGACCTGCATATCTACCTGTGGGACGAGTGGAGCCAGCGCACGATCAAGCCGGGCCTGACCATCGGCCACGAGTTCGTCGGCCGCATCGCCGAGCTCGGCTCGGCGGTCAGCGGCTACCAGGTCGGCCAGCGCGTCTCGGCCGAAGGCCACATCGTCTGCGGGCACTGCCGCAACTGCCGCGGCGGGCGTCCGCACCTGTGCCCGAACACGGTCGGCATCGGCGTCAACGTCAACGGCGCCTTCGCCGAATACATGGTGATGCCGGCCTCCAACCTGTGGCCGATCCCGGACCAGATCCCGTCCGAGCTGGCCGCGTTCTTCGACCCGTACGGCAACGCCGCGCACTGCGCGCTGGAGTTCGACGTGATCGGCGAGGACGTGCTGATCACCGGCGCCGGCCCGATCGGCATCATCGCCGCCGGCATCTGCAAGCACATCGGCGCGCGCAACGTGGTGGTCACCGACGTCAACGACTTCCGCCTCAAGCTCGCCGCCGACATGGGCGCCACCCGCGTGGTCAACGTCGCCAACACCTCGCTGAAGGAGGTGATGGCCGACCTGCACATGGAAGGCTTCGACGTGGGCCTGGAGATGAGCGGCAACCCGCGCGCGTTCAACGACATGCTCGACTGCATGTACCACGGCGGCAAGATCGCCATGCTCGGCATCATGCCGCGCGGCGCCGGCTGCGACTGGGACAAGATCATCTTCAAGGGCCTGACCGTGCAGGGCATCTACGGCCGCAAGATGTACGAGACCTGGTACAAGATGACCCAGCTGGTGCTGTCCGGCTTCCCGCTCGGCAAGGTGCTGACCCACCAGCTGACCATCGACGAATTCCAGAAGGGCTTCGACCTGATGGAAGAAGGCAAGGCCGGCAAGGTGGTGTTGAGCTGGTGA
- a CDS encoding CvpA family protein has protein sequence MIDMVLLAVILVSALLGALRGFVGIVVGTLSWLLAGWATFQFGGDAGRWLADGAHPSMTYYLGGYALTFVVTMAVVGITGMVIRSAVRATALSGTDRALGFGLGTLRGGFFAAVLVLLMSFTPLTREPAWRQSVVLPVLSPGVHWMRAQLPDWRMPQMPQLNMSQMNLQQMNMPQMDLGKLPLAGDNAALGNALSASGLQEVMSKALGRPGAQSAQPGGDPNQVLPANIDPAQARPAANDPARVESNGQARPPSQ, from the coding sequence ATGATCGATATGGTGCTGCTGGCGGTGATCCTGGTCTCGGCGCTGCTGGGCGCGCTGCGCGGCTTCGTCGGCATCGTGGTCGGCACGCTGTCGTGGCTGCTGGCCGGCTGGGCCACCTTCCAGTTCGGCGGCGATGCCGGGCGCTGGCTGGCCGACGGCGCGCATCCGAGCATGACCTACTATCTGGGCGGCTACGCGCTGACCTTCGTGGTGACGATGGCGGTAGTGGGCATCACCGGCATGGTGATCCGCAGCGCGGTGCGCGCCACCGCGCTGTCCGGCACCGACCGCGCGCTGGGCTTCGGCCTGGGCACGCTGCGCGGCGGGTTCTTCGCCGCGGTGCTGGTGCTGCTGATGAGCTTCACCCCGCTGACCCGCGAGCCGGCCTGGCGCCAGTCGGTGGTGCTGCCGGTGCTCAGCCCCGGCGTGCACTGGATGCGCGCGCAGCTGCCGGACTGGCGCATGCCGCAGATGCCGCAACTGAACATGTCGCAGATGAACCTGCAACAGATGAACATGCCTCAGATGGATTTGGGCAAGTTGCCCCTGGCAGGCGATAATGCCGCCCTGGGCAACGCCCTGTCGGCCAGTGGCCTGCAGGAGGTGATGTCCAAGGCCCTGGGGCGTCCGGGGGCCCAATCCGCGCAGCCCGGCGGCGATCCGAACCAGGTCCTGCCTGCGAACATCGATCCGGCGCAGGCGCGTCCGGCAGCAAACGACCCGGCACGGGTCGAATCCAACGGCCAGGCACGGCCACCTTCCCAATAG
- a CDS encoding S46 family peptidase, with protein sequence MRSNLLAVAVVVALACAPAAHAGEGMWVPQQLPDIAGQLQQAGLKLSPQQLADLTGDPMGAVVSLGGCTASFVSPQGLVVTNHHCAYGAIQLNSTPQKNLIRDGFSAASNGAELSAGPNARIYVLDRISDVTEQAKTAMAAAGSDALKRTQALEAFDKAQVAACEAEAGYRCELYSFAGGNTYRLFRTLEIRDVRLAYAPPSGIGKFGGDVDNWMWPRHTGDFSFYRAYVGKDGKPAAYAKDNVPYQPKHFLKFADQPLGAGDFVMVAGYPGRTNRYALASEFDATASWAYPTAARQYRDLIALVEQAGKQDPDIQVKYAATMASWNNVAKNYEGQLEGFKRIDAAAQKQAEERAVLAWLKRQGRDGRAALQAHAQLLALDEQAKATRDRDLILRQLRRTGVLGSALSLYRVSIERAKPDAEREPGYQERDLPEIEGAQKQMERRYVASMDGQLQRYWFDQYLKLPKAQRLPALDQWLAGADAQAAAARLAGTKLGSTEERLKWLRADRAAFESSDDPALRYAVALMPALLQIEHEEKRREGEELLARPRYLQALADYKKSQGESVYPDANSSLRITFGNVKGYAPKDGVAYTPFTTLEGVLAKDTGADPFDSPKALLDAAKAKRYGGLEDKRLGSVPVDFLSDLDITGGNSGSPVLDAQGKLVGLAFDGNWESVSSNWVFDPAMTRMIAVDSRYLHWIMQEVAPAPRLLKELNLKQ encoded by the coding sequence ATGCGCTCGAATCTGCTGGCTGTCGCCGTCGTCGTCGCCCTGGCCTGTGCCCCGGCCGCCCATGCCGGCGAAGGCATGTGGGTCCCGCAGCAATTGCCGGATATCGCCGGCCAGCTGCAGCAGGCCGGGTTGAAGCTGTCGCCGCAGCAACTGGCCGACCTGACCGGCGATCCGATGGGCGCGGTGGTGTCACTGGGCGGCTGCACCGCCAGCTTCGTGTCGCCGCAGGGCCTGGTGGTAACCAATCACCATTGCGCCTACGGCGCGATCCAGCTCAATTCCACGCCGCAGAAGAACCTGATCCGCGACGGCTTCAGCGCGGCCAGCAACGGCGCCGAGCTCAGCGCCGGGCCGAACGCGCGCATCTACGTGCTCGACCGCATCAGCGATGTGACCGAGCAGGCCAAGACCGCGATGGCCGCAGCCGGCAGCGACGCGCTCAAGCGCACCCAGGCGCTGGAGGCGTTCGACAAGGCCCAGGTCGCGGCCTGCGAAGCCGAGGCCGGCTACCGCTGCGAGCTGTACAGCTTCGCCGGCGGCAATACCTACCGGCTGTTCCGCACCCTGGAAATCCGCGACGTGCGCCTGGCGTACGCGCCGCCGTCGGGCATCGGCAAGTTCGGCGGCGACGTCGACAACTGGATGTGGCCGCGCCACACCGGCGATTTCTCGTTCTACCGCGCCTATGTCGGCAAGGACGGCAAGCCGGCGGCCTACGCCAAGGACAATGTGCCGTACCAGCCCAAGCATTTCCTCAAGTTCGCCGACCAGCCGCTGGGCGCTGGCGACTTCGTGATGGTGGCCGGCTATCCGGGCCGCACCAACCGCTATGCGCTGGCCTCGGAATTCGACGCCACCGCCAGTTGGGCCTATCCCACCGCCGCGCGCCAGTACCGCGACCTGATCGCGCTGGTGGAGCAGGCCGGCAAGCAGGACCCGGACATCCAGGTGAAGTACGCGGCGACGATGGCCAGCTGGAACAACGTCGCCAAGAACTACGAAGGGCAGCTGGAAGGCTTCAAGCGCATCGACGCGGCCGCGCAGAAGCAGGCCGAGGAACGCGCGGTGCTGGCCTGGCTCAAGCGCCAGGGCCGCGACGGCCGCGCGGCGCTGCAGGCACATGCGCAGTTGCTGGCGCTGGACGAGCAGGCCAAAGCCACCCGCGACCGCGACCTGATCCTGCGCCAGCTGCGCCGCACCGGCGTGCTCGGCAGCGCGCTGTCGCTGTACCGCGTGTCGATCGAGCGGGCCAAGCCCGACGCCGAGCGCGAACCCGGCTACCAGGAACGCGACCTGCCGGAGATCGAGGGCGCGCAGAAGCAGATGGAACGTCGCTACGTCGCGTCGATGGACGGACAACTGCAGCGCTATTGGTTCGACCAGTACCTGAAGCTGCCGAAGGCGCAGCGCCTGCCGGCGCTGGACCAGTGGTTGGCCGGCGCCGATGCGCAGGCCGCCGCCGCGCGGCTGGCCGGCACCAAGCTGGGCAGCACCGAGGAGCGCCTGAAGTGGCTGCGCGCCGACCGCGCCGCGTTCGAATCCAGCGACGACCCGGCGCTGCGCTATGCGGTGGCGCTGATGCCGGCGCTGCTGCAGATCGAGCACGAGGAAAAGCGCCGCGAAGGCGAGGAACTGCTGGCCCGTCCGCGCTACCTGCAGGCCTTGGCCGACTACAAGAAGAGCCAGGGCGAGTCGGTCTATCCGGACGCCAACTCCTCGTTGCGCATCACCTTCGGCAACGTCAAGGGCTATGCGCCCAAGGACGGCGTGGCCTATACCCCGTTCACCACGCTGGAAGGCGTGCTGGCCAAGGACACCGGCGCCGATCCGTTCGATTCGCCCAAGGCCCTGCTCGACGCGGCCAAGGCCAAGCGCTACGGCGGGCTGGAGGACAAGCGGCTGGGTTCGGTGCCGGTCGATTTCCTGTCCGACCTGGACATCACCGGCGGCAACTCCGGCTCGCCGGTGCTCGACGCGCAGGGCAAGCTGGTCGGGCTGGCGTTCGACGGCAACTGGGAGTCGGTGAGTTCCAACTGGGTGTTCGACCCGGCCATGACCCGGATGATCGCGGTCGATTCGCGCTACCTGCACTGGATCATGCAGGAAGTGGCGCCGGCGCCGCGGCTGCTGAAGGAGTTGAATCTGAAGCAGTAA